CGGCTTCTTAAAGGGCATGGACGTCGAACGGGCTTATCGTGACGCCAAGATCACGACGATTTATGAAGGGACAAATGAAATCCAGCGTGTCGTCATTGCCGCTCATCTTCTCGGCAAGCTTGGAAAAAGTCACAGCGAATCCCGTTCCGTTGCTAAAAAACCTGCGCCGATTACGGGCATACGCAAAACAAAAATTTTCAGTGACGGCAATGCTAAAGAACAAGTGGAAACACTGGTTGCAACGTTGAAGCAGGACGGTTATGATTTCTCCGTCGGCATTCCCGCCGATACGCCGATCGCGCTCGCTGAACGCGTCGTCTCCGCCGGCAAGGGCATCGGTGCCAAAGAAAACATGCGCCTCATTGAAGATCTGGCCGCCGCTGCAGGCGCCGCCGTCGGTTCTTCCCGCCCCGTCGCCGAAACTTTGCAATACGTACCGATCGAACGGTATGTGGGCATGTCCGGACAGAAGTTCACAGGCAATCTCTATATCGCCTGCGGCATTTCCGGCGCCAAACAGCATTTGAAAGGGATTAAAGACGCTTCGACGATCGTTGCCATCAACAAGAACGGCAACGCGCCGATCTTCAAGAACTGTGACTATGGCATTATCGGCGATGTCAACGAAATCCTGCCGCTTCTGGCCGATGCATTGGGCAGAGAAAAGAAAAAAGCGGCTCCGCCTATGGTCAAGATGAAAAGACCGCTGCCGCCGAAACCGGAACCGATCGGCCCCCGTTATGTCTGCAGCGGCTGCGGTTATGAATATGTTCCTGAACTCGGCGACGAAGATGCCGATATTGCACCGGGCACGTTATTCGATAAACTTCCGGAAGATTGGGTTTGCCCGGAATGTGCTGAAGGAAAAGATCATTTCATTAAAGAATAGAAAGGAGTCTGCTCATGTATTGCGTACGAAACATCACAGATGATTTATATTGGGTCGGCGCCAATGACCATCGCACCCATTTATTCGAAAATATCCATCCCATCCCCTTAGGTGTATCTTACAATGCCTATCTGCTGATGGATAAAAGCACCGTTCTCTTCGATACCGTCGACTGGTCCGTATGCCGGCAGTTGTTGGAAAATATCGAACATGTTCTGAACGGCCGCAATTTAGATTATTTAGTCATCAATCATATGGAACCGGATCACGGCGCCTCCATTGAAGAAATCATTTTGCGTTACCCGAAGGTAAAAATCATCAGCACGGAAAAATCCTTCATGATCATGCGTCAATTCGGTTTCTCCATTGATAATCAGGAGTTGATCCAAGTTAAAGAAGGCGACGTCCAATCGTTCGGCAAACACCAGGTAACGTTTGTAGAAGCCCCGATGGTACACTGGCCGGAAGCCATGATCACGCTTGATCTCACCAACGGCGCATTGTTCTCGGCTGATGCATTCGGCTCCTTTATCGCCTTGGACGGCAAACTCTTTGCCGACGAAGTCAATTTCGACCGCGACTGGATTGACGAAGCGCGCCGTTATTATACGAATATTGTCGGCAAATACGGCCCCCACGTCCAGCATCTCCTGGGCAAAGCCGCTACGGTCCTGGATAAGATAAAAGTTATCTGCCCGCTCCACGGTCCCGTTTGGCGTCAGGATTTCGGTTATCTCCTCGATAAATATACGCATTGGAGCACCTATGAACCGGAAGAAAAAGGCGTCATGATCGTTTATGCTTCCATGTACGGCAACACGGAAGCCGCGGCACAGGCTTTGGCCTCGGAATTGTGTCAAAAAGGGATGTCCAACGTTCACGTCTATGACGTTTCCACGACACACGTCTCCACGTTGATTTCCGAAACCTTCAAGTATTCCCACATCGTACTGGCCTCCGTCACTTACAATTTGGGCATCTATCCGGTCATGCTCGATTATCTGGAACACATGAAAGCCCTTAATTTGCAAAAACGGACTGTCGCCATCTTGGAAAACGGCTCTTGGGCCGTCAAATCCGGTGATTTGATGCAGCAATTCATTGACGACAATCTGAAAAACATGACCGTTCTCAACGAACGCATCTCCATGGCCTCGACGTTAAAGGCGGACAAGAAAATCGAAGTCGTTAACACGGCCCAGGCTATTATCGATTCCATGCAGGAAGCCGCACAATAAAGGTCGAGCAAGACCCATTCATCCCCTAACAACGTGCAATTCCGGCAAAACGCGATAGCCTCCATGTTAAATAAAGAGAGTCCCTGCCAATCGGCAGGGACTCTCTTTGCATGGACAATCAGTTCAACCTGCGGCGCCGTACAAAAAGGCCCGCGAAAAGACGCCCGCTTTTCCATCGTCTGCAACGATGACAGCAGAACGCCGTCTCTGTTTTTCCTACTCTCTGCGGCCTGTGGAAACGCGATTAACGGCCTCAAAAAATATTGACGCCGTCAATCGGCGAATCTTTTTGTCGAAAAGTTCAGCCTTCACGCATTCTTTTAAAGCCGCGCCACGACCGTATGTAAAGACAGGCTGCATCCTTTAAAAAGAGGTACCGCAGACCGACGGTCCACGATACCTCAACAACGCGCCTATTCCGTTTTTATTCAGGCATGCTTTACTTCCTGTTCCGTCCATGCCGTTTCCGTACCGATGATGCCGTGACGTGTCTTGTATTTAAGATAAGCCATGACTAAAAAAGCGACGACAAAGCAGCCGGAAAAGAACTGCAAGGTTACGGCGTAGCTGTTGGTCGTTTCTCTGATCCAGGAAAGAAGCAGGGGACCGGCAACTCCGGCAGCGCCCCAAGCCGTCAGGACCCGGCCGTGAATAGCGCTCAGTTCCAAGGTGCCGAAGAGATCGCTGAGATAGGCCGGCATACAGGAAAAGCCGCCGCCATAACAGGTTATGATCAGGAGTACGAGGATCTGAAAACTGAAGGAATTAGTAACGGTTGAAAGCTTATAAAAGGCTGCCACTTCCAAGGCAAAGAACAACAGATACGTATTGGCTCGCCCGATATAGTCGGAAACCGTCGCCCACGCAATGCGGCCGGCGCCGTTCATGAAGCCGATGATCCCGACCATGGACGCTGCCGCCAGCGGTGTCATATGGACGACTTCCTGCGCCATTGGCGACGCAACGGCAAGCAGGGCAATACCACAGGTAATGTTGGTGAAGAAGAGGAACCAAATCGTGTAAAGCTGCCATGTTTTCATCGCTTTTTTGACGGTGAACTGCGGTAGTGCCGCCGCATAGACAGGCCGTTTCCTGCCGCTTTCTTCCAGCACTTTATCCCGAGGTACGATATCACCGGCTGCAGGCGGCGCCAGATAAAGGGACGATGCCGTCATGACGATAAAATAAACGCCGCCGAGAATAACGAAATTCGTCACCAGCCCGAAAGATTCAACAAGAAGTTGCATCACCGGTCCGGCAATCATGCTGGCAAACCCGAAGCCCATAATGGCCAGACCCGTGGCAAAACCGCGATTATGCGGAAACCATTTGACCAACGTCGACACCGGCGTTATATACCCCGTACCGAGGCCGATACCGCCGATAACGCCATAGGCCAGGTAAAGCAGCGGCAGACTGTGCAAATGTAATGCCAACGCCGTGCCGAACATACCGCCGCAAAAAAAGAATGCCGCCAAAAGTCCTGATTTGCGGGGCCCGATCTTCTGAACGAAAGCGCCCAGACAGCCGGCTGAAAGGCCCAAGAACAAAATAGCCAGAGAAAATGTCCACGTCGTTTCTTTCAACGTAAATCCCATGCTCTGCATGATCGGTTTGGTCAGCACACTCCACGCATATACACTGCCGATACAAATGTGAAGTCCCATAGCGGATAAAGCGATAAGCCACCGATTTCTCTTCATACAATACCCCTCTCTCGTACGAAAACGTAAAAAGAGATATAAAAAATACCGACCCTTTCCGGCCAAAGTATACATTCATATCTCTGCCCAGACGGTCGGCTCATACTTTATGCGATACGGTTCATGTGGTTAATTCCACTATCCGTCAGTTCCATATCGGTTTTGTTGTCCTTTTATTATAGGCAGTGACATATACTTTGTCAACATAAACATATACTTGTTCAAAATCCTTTCTTATGATAAGATATAATAAATAATAATTATTTATTGATAAAAAGGAGCGAATCATGATGTATAATACACTTATCATCGGCTTCGGTAAAGCCGGCAAAACATTGGCAGGAAAGTTGGCAGCTAAAGGAGAAAAGGTTGCCCTCATTGAAAAAAGCTCACATATGTACGGCGGTACCTGCATCAATATCGGTTGCATTCCGTCAAAAACCCTATCCGTAGCCGCCGCTGCGGCACCGCATGGCGATTTCAGCGAAAAAGCCGCTTACTATCGCGCTGCTGTAAAGCGCAAAAATAATTTGACCGCCGCCTTGCGTAAGGCAAATTACGACAAGTTAATTGCCGCCGGCGTCGAAGTCATCGACGGGATCGCTTCTTTTGCAGACGCAAACCGCCTAACGGTCAAAAAGAGTGACGGCTCGACAGTAACCTTGTCTGCGGAAAAGATCATCATCAATACGGGCGCCGGCCCCTTTATTCCCCCGATCAAAGGCATAAAAGATAACGCCTTCGTCTATGTCAGTGAAACCATCATGGATCTTGACGTCTTGCCTGAAAAGCTGACGATCATCGGCGGCGGTTATATCGGTCTCGAATTTGCTTCCATGTTTGCCGAATACGGCAGTGAAGTGACTATTCTGCAAGACGCCGACGTATTTCTCGGTCGTGAAGACAGTGATATGGCGCAAGCCATTCTCGCAGTCCTGACCGGACAGGGAATCCGTGTCGAAACCGGCGTTAACGTGACGGAAATAAACGACGGCACGACCCTATATGAAAAGGGCGGACAGATGCATACGCTGGCGGGAGACGCCGTTCTCGTCGCTACCGGCCGCCGCGTCGATACGACGGAGCTGCAGCTGTCCAAAGCCGGGATCCGCACCGACGACAGCGGAATGATCGTTGTCGACGATCATCTGCGCACAACAGCGCCATCAGTCTGGGCGGCAGGTGACGTCTGCAACAAATTGCAATTTACGTACATGTCACTTGATGACAGCCGCATTATTTGGGACGATATATACGGCCAAAAAGTCCGGACTGTCGACAATCGCGGCGCGTTCGCCTACTCCGTCTTCATTAACCCCACATTCTCCCGCGTCGGCCTGAGTGAAGCCGAAGCCAAGCGGCAAGGACTTGCCTATACCGTCGTTTCCATGCCTGCAGCGGCTATTCCCAAAGCAAAGGTTTTGGGACAGGGCGACGGCTTGCTGAAAGCCTTAGTGGATCCGGAAACGGATCTGATTCTCGGCGCGCAGCTCTTCTGTGCCGATTCACATGAATTGATCAACATCATCCGCTTAGCGATGACACAAAATATCAAGTATACGGTTATTCGTGACTTTATTTTTACTCATCCGACACTGGCTGAAGGATTGAACGATTTTTTCGCCCTCGTTTGATCGCACTTGTTTGACGACAAACAGCCGCCATTACCGATGTAAAATCGGTAATGGCGGCTGTTTTATAACACTTGTTGTGTTTTTCATGCTATAACGCCGACTGTTGCGTATGCTGCGCCGCTGCAGCCTGTTCCGCCGCAAGTTGACTCAACGTCTGCCCTGCCGGCGCATCGCGGAGAACGTACGGATTTTCATCGCTCTTTCCCGCCGTCGCCGTAGCGAAATCGCTTCCAGATGCTCCTTTTTCTTTCAAAACGGCAAAGCCATAATCCAATAACGCCGCGGCATCGCCGAAACGATCAGAAGAATTCATTACAGCGGCGACGAGCGTCTTCCCTTCCCGCGTTGCCGAAGCGATCAGACAGGGACCACCATTATCGGTACTTCCTGTACGCACGCCGTTAGCACCCCCGTATTGGCCGGCAAGCAATTCGTTGAGCGACGTCAGCGTCTCCGTATCGCCGTCGGA
The DNA window shown above is from Megasphaera vaginalis (ex Bordigoni et al. 2020) and carries:
- a CDS encoding FAD-dependent oxidoreductase yields the protein MMYNTLIIGFGKAGKTLAGKLAAKGEKVALIEKSSHMYGGTCINIGCIPSKTLSVAAAAAPHGDFSEKAAYYRAAVKRKNNLTAALRKANYDKLIAAGVEVIDGIASFADANRLTVKKSDGSTVTLSAEKIIINTGAGPFIPPIKGIKDNAFVYVSETIMDLDVLPEKLTIIGGGYIGLEFASMFAEYGSEVTILQDADVFLGREDSDMAQAILAVLTGQGIRVETGVNVTEINDGTTLYEKGGQMHTLAGDAVLVATGRRVDTTELQLSKAGIRTDDSGMIVVDDHLRTTAPSVWAAGDVCNKLQFTYMSLDDSRIIWDDIYGQKVRTVDNRGAFAYSVFINPTFSRVGLSEAEAKRQGLAYTVVSMPAAAIPKAKVLGQGDGLLKALVDPETDLILGAQLFCADSHELINIIRLAMTQNIKYTVIRDFIFTHPTLAEGLNDFFALV
- a CDS encoding OFA family MFS transporter: MKRNRWLIALSAMGLHICIGSVYAWSVLTKPIMQSMGFTLKETTWTFSLAILFLGLSAGCLGAFVQKIGPRKSGLLAAFFFCGGMFGTALALHLHSLPLLYLAYGVIGGIGLGTGYITPVSTLVKWFPHNRGFATGLAIMGFGFASMIAGPVMQLLVESFGLVTNFVILGGVYFIVMTASSLYLAPPAAGDIVPRDKVLEESGRKRPVYAAALPQFTVKKAMKTWQLYTIWFLFFTNITCGIALLAVASPMAQEVVHMTPLAAASMVGIIGFMNGAGRIAWATVSDYIGRANTYLLFFALEVAAFYKLSTVTNSFSFQILVLLIITCYGGGFSCMPAYLSDLFGTLELSAIHGRVLTAWGAAGVAGPLLLSWIRETTNSYAVTLQFFSGCFVVAFLVMAYLKYKTRHGIIGTETAWTEQEVKHA
- a CDS encoding FAD-binding protein — encoded protein: METLVATLKQDGYDFSVGIPADTPIALAERVVSAGKGIGAKENMRLIEDLAAAAGAAVGSSRPVAETLQYVPIERYVGMSGQKFTGNLYIACGISGAKQHLKGIKDASTIVAINKNGNAPIFKNCDYGIIGDVNEILPLLADALGREKKKAAPPMVKMKRPLPPKPEPIGPRYVCSGCGYEYVPELGDEDADIAPGTLFDKLPEDWVCPECAEGKDHFIKE
- a CDS encoding FprA family A-type flavoprotein; the encoded protein is MYCVRNITDDLYWVGANDHRTHLFENIHPIPLGVSYNAYLLMDKSTVLFDTVDWSVCRQLLENIEHVLNGRNLDYLVINHMEPDHGASIEEIILRYPKVKIISTEKSFMIMRQFGFSIDNQELIQVKEGDVQSFGKHQVTFVEAPMVHWPEAMITLDLTNGALFSADAFGSFIALDGKLFADEVNFDRDWIDEARRYYTNIVGKYGPHVQHLLGKAATVLDKIKVICPLHGPVWRQDFGYLLDKYTHWSTYEPEEKGVMIVYASMYGNTEAAAQALASELCQKGMSNVHVYDVSTTHVSTLISETFKYSHIVLASVTYNLGIYPVMLDYLEHMKALNLQKRTVAILENGSWAVKSGDLMQQFIDDNLKNMTVLNERISMASTLKADKKIEVVNTAQAIIDSMQEAAQ